The proteins below are encoded in one region of Megalops cyprinoides isolate fMegCyp1 chromosome 14, fMegCyp1.pri, whole genome shotgun sequence:
- the armc8 gene encoding armadillo repeat-containing protein 8 isoform X2 — translation MACLLEAPLRISVLSEVTATSRHYVDRLFDPDPQKVLQGVIDMKNAVIGNNKQKANLIVLGAVPRLLYLLQQSTSSPELRTECAVVLGSLAMGTENNIKSLVDCHIIPALLQGLLCPDLTFIEACLRCLRTVFISPVTPVQLLYTDPTVIPHLMSLLSRSQRTQEYITQIFSHCCKTPEHQTVLYNHGAIQNIAPLLISPSYKVRMQALKCFSVLAYENTQVSMTLVNVLVDGEQLSQVFVRMMQRDRPIEMQLTAAKCLTYMCRAGAIRTDDNCIVLKTLPCLVRMCSKERLLEERVEGAETLAYLMEPDVELQRIASVTDHLVAMLADYFKYPSSVSAITDIKRLDHDLKHAHELRQAAFKLYASLGANDEDIRKKITETENMMDRIVSGLSESSIKVRLAAVRCLHSLSRSVQQLRTSFHDHAVWKPLMKLLQNAPDEVLVMASSTLCNLLLEFSPSKEPILESGVIELLCSLTQSDSPALRVNGIWALMNMAFQADQKVKVEIVRALGTEQLFRLLSDPDPNVLMKTLGLLRNLLSTRPHIDQIMSSHGKQIMQAVTLILEGEHSVEVKEQTLCILANIADGNTAKELIMTNDDMLQKIKYYMGHSNVKLQLAATFCVSNLIWNEEDGSQERQDKLREMGFVDILHKLTQASDPNLCDRAKTAMQQYLA, via the exons atggCGTGTTTGCTGGAGGCCCCACTCCGCATCAGCGTGTTGTCT GAGGTCACCGCCACCAGTCGCCATTATGTTGACAGACTGTTTGACCCTGATCCTCAGAAAGTGCTGCAGGGAGTGAT tgacatgaaaaatgcagtaaTTGGAAACAACAAACAGAAGGCCAACCTGATCGTGCTGGGAGCCGTGCCCAG ACTGTTGTACTTGCTGCAGCAGTCCACGTCCAGCCCGGAGCTGCGGACCGAGTGCGCTGTGGTGCTGGGCAGTCTGGCCATGGGCACGGAGAACAACATCAAGTCCCTGGTGGACTGCCACATCATCCCTGCCCTGCTGCAAG GTCTCCTGTGTCCGGATCTGACCTTCATCGAGGCGTGTCTGCGCTGCCTCAGGACAGTCTTCATCAGTCCTGTCACGCCAGTGCAGCTGCTCTACACT GACCCCACTGTGATACCCCACCTCATGTCCCTGCTGAGTCGGTCACAGCGAACGCAGGAGTACATCACCCAGATCTTCTCTCACTGCTGCAAG ACCCCAGAGCATCAGACGGTCCTGTACAACCACGGCGCCATCCAGAACATCGCGCCCCTCCTCATCTCGCCTTCCTACAAG GTACGGATGCAGGCGCTAAAGTGCTTCTCAGTCCTGGCCTACGAGAACACTCAGGTCTCCATGACACTAGTGAATG ttctgGTGGACGGGGAGCAGCTCTCTCAGGTTTTTGTCAGAATGATGCAAAGGGATCGACCCATTGAAATGCAGCTCACAGCGGCCAAATG CCTGACGTACATGTGTCGAGCGGGAGCCATCAGGACAGATGACAACTGCATCGTGCTGAAG accCTGCCCTGCTTGGTGCGCATGTGCAGTAAAGAGCGCCTCCTGGAGGAGCGGGTGGAGGGCGCGGAGACGCTCGCCTACCTGATGGAGCCGGACGTGGAGCTGCAGCGAATCGCCAGCGTCACCGACCACCTGGTGGCCATGCTGGCAGACTACTTCAAATACCCCAGCTCCGTCAGCGCCATCACCGACATCAAAAGG ctggaTCACGACCTGAAGCACGCTCACGAGCTTAGGCAGGCCGCCTTCAAGCTGTACGCCTCGTTAGGTGCCAATGACGAGGACATCCGCAAAAAG atcacagagacagagaacatgATGGACAGAATCGTCAGTGGCCTGTCAGAGTCGAGTATCAAGGTGCGGCTAGCAGCCGTCAG GTGTCTACACAGTCTCTCACGCTCAGTTCAGCAGCTGAGGACAAGTTTCCACGACCACGCCGTGTGGAAGCCCCTCATGAAG CTGTTACAGAACGCTCCTGATGAGGTCCTGGTTATGGCCTCCTCCACACTATGCAACCTGCTGCTGGAGTTCTCCCCCAGCAAAGAG CCCATCCTGGAATCGGGCGTGATCGAGCTGCTCTGCAGCCTGACTCAGAGTGACAGCCCAGCGCTGAGGGTCAATGGCATCTGGGCTCTCATG AACATGGCCTTCCAGGCGGATCAAAAGGTGAAGGTGGAGATCGTGCGAGCGCTGGGCACAGAGCAGCTCTTCCGCCTGCTGTCCGACCCCGACCCCAACGTGCTGATGAAGACCCTGGGGCTACTGAGGAACTTGCTCTCCACACGCCCg CACATTGATCAGATCATGAGCTCTCATGGGAAGCAGATCATGCAGGCGGTCACGCTCATTTTGGAGGGGGAGCACAGCGTCGAGGTCAAGGAGCAG ACACTGTGCATCCTGGCCAACATCGCTGATGGCAACACAGCGAAGGAACTTATCATGACCAATGACGACATGCTGCAGAAAATCAAATACTACATG ggacaCTCAAATGTAAAGCTGCAGCTTGCCGCCACATTCTGTGTCTCCAACCTGATCTGGAACGAGGAGGATG GTTCCCAGGAGCGTCAGGACAAGCTGAGGGAGATGGGCTTTGTGGACATCTTGCATAAGCTCACCCAGGCCTCCGACCCCAACCTCTGTGACAG ggCAAAGACAGCGATGCAGCAGTACCTGGCATGA
- the armc8 gene encoding armadillo repeat-containing protein 8 isoform X1 — translation MACLLEAPLRISVLSEVTATSRHYVDRLFDPDPQKVLQGVIDMKNAVIGNNKQKANLIVLGAVPRLLYLLQQSTSSPELRTECAVVLGSLAMGTENNIKSLVDCHIIPALLQGLLCPDLTFIEACLRCLRTVFISPVTPVQLLYTDPTVIPHLMSLLSRSQRTQEYITQIFSHCCKTPEHQTVLYNHGAIQNIAPLLISPSYKVRMQALKCFSVLAYENTQVSMTLVNVLVDGEQLSQVFVRMMQRDRPIEMQLTAAKCLTYMCRAGAIRTDDNCIVLKTLPCLVRMCSKERLLEERVEGAETLAYLMEPDVELQRIASVTDHLVAMLADYFKYPSSVSAITDIKRLDHDLKHAHELRQAAFKLYASLGANDEDIRKKITETENMMDRIVSGLSESSIKVRLAAVRCLHSLSRSVQQLRTSFHDHAVWKPLMKLLQNAPDEVLVMASSTLCNLLLEFSPSKEPILESGVIELLCSLTQSDSPALRVNGIWALMNMAFQADQKVKVEIVRALGTEQLFRLLSDPDPNVLMKTLGLLRNLLSTRPHIDQIMSSHGKQIMQAVTLILEGEHSVEVKEQTLCILANIADGNTAKELIMTNDDMLQKIKYYMGHSNVKLQLAATFCVSNLIWNEEDGEGDAMTGSQERQDKLREMGFVDILHKLTQASDPNLCDRAKTAMQQYLA, via the exons atggCGTGTTTGCTGGAGGCCCCACTCCGCATCAGCGTGTTGTCT GAGGTCACCGCCACCAGTCGCCATTATGTTGACAGACTGTTTGACCCTGATCCTCAGAAAGTGCTGCAGGGAGTGAT tgacatgaaaaatgcagtaaTTGGAAACAACAAACAGAAGGCCAACCTGATCGTGCTGGGAGCCGTGCCCAG ACTGTTGTACTTGCTGCAGCAGTCCACGTCCAGCCCGGAGCTGCGGACCGAGTGCGCTGTGGTGCTGGGCAGTCTGGCCATGGGCACGGAGAACAACATCAAGTCCCTGGTGGACTGCCACATCATCCCTGCCCTGCTGCAAG GTCTCCTGTGTCCGGATCTGACCTTCATCGAGGCGTGTCTGCGCTGCCTCAGGACAGTCTTCATCAGTCCTGTCACGCCAGTGCAGCTGCTCTACACT GACCCCACTGTGATACCCCACCTCATGTCCCTGCTGAGTCGGTCACAGCGAACGCAGGAGTACATCACCCAGATCTTCTCTCACTGCTGCAAG ACCCCAGAGCATCAGACGGTCCTGTACAACCACGGCGCCATCCAGAACATCGCGCCCCTCCTCATCTCGCCTTCCTACAAG GTACGGATGCAGGCGCTAAAGTGCTTCTCAGTCCTGGCCTACGAGAACACTCAGGTCTCCATGACACTAGTGAATG ttctgGTGGACGGGGAGCAGCTCTCTCAGGTTTTTGTCAGAATGATGCAAAGGGATCGACCCATTGAAATGCAGCTCACAGCGGCCAAATG CCTGACGTACATGTGTCGAGCGGGAGCCATCAGGACAGATGACAACTGCATCGTGCTGAAG accCTGCCCTGCTTGGTGCGCATGTGCAGTAAAGAGCGCCTCCTGGAGGAGCGGGTGGAGGGCGCGGAGACGCTCGCCTACCTGATGGAGCCGGACGTGGAGCTGCAGCGAATCGCCAGCGTCACCGACCACCTGGTGGCCATGCTGGCAGACTACTTCAAATACCCCAGCTCCGTCAGCGCCATCACCGACATCAAAAGG ctggaTCACGACCTGAAGCACGCTCACGAGCTTAGGCAGGCCGCCTTCAAGCTGTACGCCTCGTTAGGTGCCAATGACGAGGACATCCGCAAAAAG atcacagagacagagaacatgATGGACAGAATCGTCAGTGGCCTGTCAGAGTCGAGTATCAAGGTGCGGCTAGCAGCCGTCAG GTGTCTACACAGTCTCTCACGCTCAGTTCAGCAGCTGAGGACAAGTTTCCACGACCACGCCGTGTGGAAGCCCCTCATGAAG CTGTTACAGAACGCTCCTGATGAGGTCCTGGTTATGGCCTCCTCCACACTATGCAACCTGCTGCTGGAGTTCTCCCCCAGCAAAGAG CCCATCCTGGAATCGGGCGTGATCGAGCTGCTCTGCAGCCTGACTCAGAGTGACAGCCCAGCGCTGAGGGTCAATGGCATCTGGGCTCTCATG AACATGGCCTTCCAGGCGGATCAAAAGGTGAAGGTGGAGATCGTGCGAGCGCTGGGCACAGAGCAGCTCTTCCGCCTGCTGTCCGACCCCGACCCCAACGTGCTGATGAAGACCCTGGGGCTACTGAGGAACTTGCTCTCCACACGCCCg CACATTGATCAGATCATGAGCTCTCATGGGAAGCAGATCATGCAGGCGGTCACGCTCATTTTGGAGGGGGAGCACAGCGTCGAGGTCAAGGAGCAG ACACTGTGCATCCTGGCCAACATCGCTGATGGCAACACAGCGAAGGAACTTATCATGACCAATGACGACATGCTGCAGAAAATCAAATACTACATG ggacaCTCAAATGTAAAGCTGCAGCTTGCCGCCACATTCTGTGTCTCCAACCTGATCTGGAACGAGGAGGATGGTGAGGGGGACGCCATGACAG GTTCCCAGGAGCGTCAGGACAAGCTGAGGGAGATGGGCTTTGTGGACATCTTGCATAAGCTCACCCAGGCCTCCGACCCCAACCTCTGTGACAG ggCAAAGACAGCGATGCAGCAGTACCTGGCATGA